A window from Zingiber officinale cultivar Zhangliang chromosome 7A, Zo_v1.1, whole genome shotgun sequence encodes these proteins:
- the LOC122001747 gene encoding uncharacterized protein LOC122001747 has protein sequence MKHRETAPSQRRGPGRPRKRPAESVESEPVEQDADSFRSPAEVEIDSRGQTPQVPMRAPGFQPQAVSPILPPVVPTPAATPWVRDRAHIPLLARSVKDRFTLFHGVPDPTVARSWLGNVEDTFEYLSCTEEEKADLAAYHLRDQAVTWWKMQKTLFGDQSITWTLFRDAFERQYFPAPYRMARRQEFLQLKQGDRSVMEYDAEFNRLAEYCLHLVAQESDRLDQFTQGLAAYIRIRMSGFTPITYREVLDRALMIEMTQQQVSQERGKEKQKAQSATSNQRSQNQGQKRRTKGHRLQTTSGESHRIPKTARSSADSSRPSHQYWKDQSSGLVCFQCGVDGHSKTNCPLGQKVCYYCKLPGHVSRDCTLKAQMEAAKVATQGSHSS, from the coding sequence ATGAAGCATAGAGAGACCGCCCCTAGTCAGCGACGTGGTCCAGGACGACCACGGAAGCGACCTGCCGAGTCAGTGGAGTCTGAGCCAGTGGAGCAGGATGCAGATTCTTTCAGGAGTCCTGCAGAGGTTGAGATTGATAGTCGGGGACAGACCCCCCAGGTTCCTATGAGAGCTCCGGGTTTTCAGCCTCAGGCGGTTTCCCCTATATTACCACCAGTGGTCCCTACCCCTGCTGCTACTCCTTGGGTAAGGGATAGAGCTCATATCCCTCTATTAGCTCGGTCGGTAAAGGACCGATTTACCTTATTCCATGGAGTTCCCGACCCGACTGTTGCTCGTTCTTGGTTGGGAAATGTGGAGGATACTTTCGAGTATTTGTCGTGTACCGAAGAAGAAAAGGCTGACTTAGCTGCGTACCACCTAAGAGATCAGGCTGTTACTTGGTGGAAGATGCAGAAGACACTTTTTGGAGACCAGAGTATCACCTGGACTTTATTCCGAGATGCATTCGAGAGACAGTATTTcccagctccttatcgtatggcccGTCGACAAGAATTCTTACAGCTGAAGCAGGGCGATCGGTCGGTGATGGAATATGATGCAGAATTTAACCGATTAGCTGAGTATTGCCTACATCTTGTGGCCCAGGAGAGCGATCGGTTAGATCAGTTCACTCAGGGCCTTGCCGCTTATATCCGTATCAGAATGTCTGGCTTTACTCCTATTACTTACCGGGAGGTGTTAGATAGAGCTTTGATGATTGAGATGACACAGCAGCAAGTTTCCCAGGAACGGggaaaagagaaacaaaaggcTCAAAGTGCAACTTCAAATCAGAGGTCACAGAATCAGGGTCAAAAAAGGCGAACTAAAGGGCATAGGTTACAGACTACTTCGGGAGAGTCTCATCGAATTCCGAAGACAGCACGATCATCAGCTGATTCCTCTCGTCCCTCCCATCAGTACTGGAAGGATCAATCTAGTGGACTTGTATGTTTTCAGTGTGGTGTTGATGGTCACTCTAAGACCAATTGTCCACTGGGTCAAAAGGTATGCTACTATTGCAAGCTTCCGGGGCATGTGAGCCGCGATTGTACTCTGAAAGCACAGATGGAAGCTGCCAAGGTTGCTACGCAAGGGAGTCATAGCAGTTAG